In Pseudomonas sp. P5_109, the genomic window AATATCGGATAAGGGCATCGTCATGGCCAAACCTGGATTTCGCCTCGCGTTGTTTGCCACCTTGCTGGCGCTGATTGTGGTGTTGCTCGGCGCGTACACCCGTCTGACCCATGCTGGTCTCGGCTGCCCGGACTGGCCGGGCTGCTACGGCTTCATCAGCGTACCGAAAAGCGAAGCCCAGCTGGCCCATGCCGAATTGCACTTCCCGGACACTCCGGTCGAGGTCCACAAGGGCTGGAACGAGATGATCCACCGCTACTTCGCCGGCACGCTGGGGGTGTTGATCGCGGTGCTGGCCGCTCGCGCGTGGTTGCATCGCCGCCATCCGGGGCAACCGGTGAAGTTGCCATTGTTTCTGTTGGCGGTGGTTTTTGGCCAAGCCGCGTTCGGCATGTGGACGGTCACGCTCAAGCTCTGGCCGCAGGTGGTCACCGGGCATCTGCTGGGTGGTTTCGCGACCTTGAGCCTGTTGTTTCTCCTGACCTTGCGCCTGTCCGGCGTACTGCCGGCGCTGACCGTGCCACGACGTTTGCAGCACTGGGCGACGGCGGGGCTGTTGTTGGTGATCGGGCAAATCGCCCTCGGTGGCTGGGTCAGTTCCAATTACGCCGCCGTAGCCTGTATCGACTTTCCGACCTGTCACGGTCAGTGGTTGCCACCGGCCGACTTCGCCAACGGTTTTCACCTGACCCAACACATCGGCCCGAATTACCTGGGCGGGCAACTGGACAGCGATGCCCGTACGGCTATCCACCTGACCCACCGCATCGGTGCGCTGCTGGTCACCCTGGTGTTGCTCGGCCTGGCCTGGCAATTGAAGGTGGTCGGCATGACGCGCCTGGCGGGCATGGTGCTGATTGCCCTTGGCGCGCAAATCACCCTGGGTATCAGCAACGTGCTGTTCCATCTGCCGCTGCCGGTGGCCGTCGCGCATAACGCGGGCGGCGCGGCGTTGTTGCTGACCATGGTGCTGGTCAATTACCACGCCCGAACCAGTCTGGTTCGGGTCAAGCAGCCAACGCGCTGGCGTTTCAGCCCGCGTAAACACTCAGCCGGGCCCATAACAATAAAAGGAGAGATGCCATGGCGATTCTGATCGGCGAACGTCCCAGTCAGGCGATCTGGCGTGACTACCTGGAGCTGACCAAACCCAAGGTAGTGGTGCTGATGCTCATCACTTCACTGGTGGGGATGTTCCTCGCGACCCGTGCCGGCGTGCCGTGGACGGTACTGATTTTCGGCAACCTGGGCATCGCCCTGTGTGCCGGTGGCGCGGCGGCGGTCAATCATGTGGTGGACCGGCGCATTGACGCGGTGATGGCGCGCACCCACAAACGGCCGCTCGCCGAAGGCCGGGTTTCGCCGACCGCCGCGCTGACGTTCGCGCTGCTGTTGGCGGCGCTTGGGCAAGCCATGCTGCTGGCGTTCACCAACCCGCTGACCGCGTGGCTGACCCTCGCCTCATTGCTTGGTTACGCGGTGATCTACACCGGATTCCTCAAGCGCGCGACCCCGCAGAACATCGTCATCGGTGGTCTGGCCGGTGCGGCCCCGCCATTGCTTGGCTGGACCGCCGCCACCGGTCACGTCAGCGCCGAACCGCTGCTGCTGGTGCTGATCATCTTCGCCTGGACCCCGCCGCACTTCTGGGCGCTGGCGATCCATCGCAAGGAGGAATACGCCAAGGCCGACATCCCGATGCTGCCGGTTACCCATGGCGAGCACTACACCAAGGTGCATATCCTGCTTTATACCTTCGCGTTGCTCGCCGTCAGCCTGATGCCCTATGTCATCCACATGAGCGGTACGCTGTACCTGGTGTGCGCGCTCGGGCTGGGCGCGAGGTTTCTGCATTGGGCCGTGGTGTTGTACCGTGGCACTCGGCCGCACGCGGCGATCAACACGTTCAAGTACTCTATTTACTACTTGTTCCTGCTGTTTATCGCCCTGCTCGTAGACCACTACTTATTGTTGAACCTATGACTCGAACCCAGAAAACCGTCTTCATTCTCGTCGCCCTGGTCGCACTGATCCTGGGCCTGACCGTCAACAAGGTGTTGTCCGGGAAAAACCAGGGCGACCCGACGGCACTGATCGACGCCGGCATCATTTTGCTGCCGCAGAGCCGTAACCTCCCGGACGTGACGATGACCAATCAGGACGGTCAGCCGGTCACGATCAATGAATTGAAAGGCAAGTGGAGCCTGCTGTTTTTCGGCTACACCTTCTGCCCGGATGTCTGCCCGACCACTCTCGCCCAACTGCGGCAGATCAAGAGCGAATTGCCACCCGAGGCTGTGGATAAACTGCAAATCGTGCTGGTCAGCGTCGACCCCAATCGCGATACGCCCAAACAGCTCAAGCAGTACCTGAGCTACTTCGACCCGCAGTTCATCGGCCTGACCCCGGCGTCGATCAATGAGCTGGAAAAAATCTCCAACGCGGTAAGCATTCCGTTCATCCCGGCAGACACCAGCAAGCCGAACTACACCGTCGACCACAGCGGCAACCTCGCGGTGATCGGACCGGACGGCACCCAGCGCGGCTTCATCCGCGCGCCGTTGAACAATGCGAAGCTGGTGGCGCAGTTGCCGGTGATGCTCAAGCGCGACTGAAAACACCACCAAACCCTGTGGGAGCGGGCTTGCTCGCGAAAGCGGTGGCTCAGCCGAAATGGATAGTGGCTGACACACCGTCTTCGCGAGCAAGCCCGCTCCCACAGGGGGGCTGTGTTTCAGGCAAAAAAAGGGGCGCATTAGATGCGCCCTTTTTCATTGCTTCAGTCGATCAGAACGCCGGCACTACCGCGCCTTTGTACTTCTCGAGAATGAAGGCCTTCACTTCCGGGCTGTGCAGGGCAGCTACCAGTTTCTTCATCGCTTCGCTGTCCTTGTCATCCGGGCGAGCCACCAGGATGTTCACGTACGGCGAGTCGCTGCCTTCGATGAACAGCGCGTCTTTGGCCGGATCAAGCTTGGCTTCCAGCGCGTAGTTGGTGTTGATCAGCGCCAGGTCGACCTGGGTCAGCACGCGCGGGATGGTCGCGGCTTCCAGTTCACGGATTTTCAGGTCCTTGGTGTTCTCGGTGATGTCCTTGACGGTCGACAGGATGTTGTTCGAATCCTTCAGCTTGATCAGCCCGGCCTTGGCCATCAGCAACAGCGCACGGCCGCCGTTGGTGGCGTCGTTCGGGATCACCACGTTGGCACCGCCTGGCAGTTCAGCGAGGGTCTTGTACTTGCTGGAGTAAGCGCCCAGGGGTTCCAGGTGTACGCCGGCCACGGAAACCAGGTTGGTGCCCTTGGCCTTGTTGAACTCATCCAGGTACGGCTGGTGCTGGAAGAAGTTGGCGTCCAGGCGCTTTTCCGCGACCTGCACGTTCGGCTGGATGTAGTCGGTGAAGACCTTGACCTTCAGGTCCACGCCTTCTTTGGCCAGGGTCGGCTTCACGAATTCGAGGATCTCGGCGTGCGGAACCGGGGTGGCCGCGACGGTCAGGGTGTCGGCCGCGTGGGCCGAGAATGCGGCAACAGCAGCGAAGGCGACGAGTAGTTTTTTCATTCAGCTAACTCCTTGTGAGGCGCCCGTTTGGCGCCTGCCAGCGAATGGCCGGCTCATGTCTTACTTACGGGAAAAGTGGACGACCAGTTTGTCGCCAACGGTTTGCAGCACCTGGACCAGTACCAGCAGCAACACCACGGTCACCACCATCACATCGGTCTGGAAGCGCTGGTAACCGAAACGGATCGCCAGGTCACCGAGACCACCGGCGCCCACCACACCGGCCATCGCCGTGTAGGACACCAGTGTAATGGC contains:
- a CDS encoding COX15/CtaA family protein, producing the protein MAKPGFRLALFATLLALIVVLLGAYTRLTHAGLGCPDWPGCYGFISVPKSEAQLAHAELHFPDTPVEVHKGWNEMIHRYFAGTLGVLIAVLAARAWLHRRHPGQPVKLPLFLLAVVFGQAAFGMWTVTLKLWPQVVTGHLLGGFATLSLLFLLTLRLSGVLPALTVPRRLQHWATAGLLLVIGQIALGGWVSSNYAAVACIDFPTCHGQWLPPADFANGFHLTQHIGPNYLGGQLDSDARTAIHLTHRIGALLVTLVLLGLAWQLKVVGMTRLAGMVLIALGAQITLGISNVLFHLPLPVAVAHNAGGAALLLTMVLVNYHARTSLVRVKQPTRWRFSPRKHSAGPITIKGEMPWRF
- the cyoE gene encoding heme o synthase, which produces MAILIGERPSQAIWRDYLELTKPKVVVLMLITSLVGMFLATRAGVPWTVLIFGNLGIALCAGGAAAVNHVVDRRIDAVMARTHKRPLAEGRVSPTAALTFALLLAALGQAMLLAFTNPLTAWLTLASLLGYAVIYTGFLKRATPQNIVIGGLAGAAPPLLGWTAATGHVSAEPLLLVLIIFAWTPPHFWALAIHRKEEYAKADIPMLPVTHGEHYTKVHILLYTFALLAVSLMPYVIHMSGTLYLVCALGLGARFLHWAVVLYRGTRPHAAINTFKYSIYYLFLLFIALLVDHYLLLNL
- a CDS encoding SCO family protein; the encoded protein is MTRTQKTVFILVALVALILGLTVNKVLSGKNQGDPTALIDAGIILLPQSRNLPDVTMTNQDGQPVTINELKGKWSLLFFGYTFCPDVCPTTLAQLRQIKSELPPEAVDKLQIVLVSVDPNRDTPKQLKQYLSYFDPQFIGLTPASINELEKISNAVSIPFIPADTSKPNYTVDHSGNLAVIGPDGTQRGFIRAPLNNAKLVAQLPVMLKRD
- a CDS encoding MetQ/NlpA family ABC transporter substrate-binding protein; amino-acid sequence: MKKLLVAFAAVAAFSAHAADTLTVAATPVPHAEILEFVKPTLAKEGVDLKVKVFTDYIQPNVQVAEKRLDANFFQHQPYLDEFNKAKGTNLVSVAGVHLEPLGAYSSKYKTLAELPGGANVVIPNDATNGGRALLLMAKAGLIKLKDSNNILSTVKDITENTKDLKIRELEAATIPRVLTQVDLALINTNYALEAKLDPAKDALFIEGSDSPYVNILVARPDDKDSEAMKKLVAALHSPEVKAFILEKYKGAVVPAF